A single window of Candidatus Binataceae bacterium DNA harbors:
- the andAd gene encoding anthranilate 1,2-dioxygenase small subunit AndAd codes for MNMNEDGVLAETTLADIVLWHDLHRLQERYVSVIDTDRLEEWPDLFTEDSVYEIVPKENADRGLPMGIMHCFGRPMLRDRVISLRKANVFEPHTYRHMTSGLEFTQIDMRTIDMQSNYVVVQTLTDGESRVFQAGRYFDRVVRTASGWRYQRKRAVYDTSRVQTLLVTPV; via the coding sequence ATGAACATGAATGAAGACGGCGTCCTCGCTGAAACGACCCTCGCGGATATAGTTCTCTGGCACGATCTGCACCGGCTGCAGGAACGCTACGTCAGCGTCATCGATACCGACCGCCTCGAGGAATGGCCGGATCTGTTCACCGAGGACTCCGTTTACGAAATCGTTCCTAAAGAGAACGCCGATCGCGGCTTGCCGATGGGGATCATGCACTGCTTTGGCCGCCCGATGTTGCGCGACCGGGTTATCTCGCTGCGCAAGGCTAACGTCTTCGAGCCGCACACTTACCGGCATATGACTTCCGGATTGGAATTCACCCAGATCGACATGCGGACGATCGACATGCAGTCGAACTATGTAGTCGTGCAGACCTTGACCGATGGAGAGTCGCGCGTATTCCAGGCCGGGCGGTACTTCGACCGGGTCGTGCGCACCGCAAGCGGGTGGCGTTATCAACGCAAGAGAGCAGTTTACGATACTTCACGGGTCCAGACTCTACTGGTTACTCCGGTCTGA
- a CDS encoding Rieske 2Fe-2S domain-containing protein has translation MNQTANPAQTKKLVRFPREDGSRIPYEVYSSLEVYRLEQERIFRGPIWSFVAMEAEIPHPNDFKSTFVGDTPVVVARDGGGLLSAWVNRCAHRGAMVCRAARGNARSFTCAYHQWTYDCRGNLRGVPFRNGLKGIGGMPADFDPEQHGLEQLRVDGYRGLIFATFSDRSPSLADYLGPQMCQRLDRIFHKPTTYLGCTRQYSKSNWKLYTENVRDPYHASLLHPFFSTFNLVRASTRIEHIFDDGGLHHCVMLFQTEDTSGGAAYAESKIESFKEGLRLEDSSILANVREFQEEANFQIQSIFPQLVVQQIQNSLAVRQLLPKGPQSFELIFNFFGYSDDTPEMIQHRIKEANLVGPAGLISMEDTFATELVQFGTAGAGGALSVADLGRDASDTENAGSVISEEPVRRFWRAYQEVMGL, from the coding sequence ATGAACCAAACAGCGAACCCCGCGCAGACTAAGAAACTAGTCCGTTTCCCACGGGAAGATGGCTCGCGGATTCCTTACGAGGTCTATAGCTCGCTGGAAGTCTACCGGCTGGAGCAGGAGAGGATTTTCCGCGGTCCGATTTGGAGCTTCGTTGCGATGGAGGCCGAAATTCCGCATCCTAACGATTTCAAGAGCACCTTCGTCGGCGATACCCCGGTGGTCGTTGCGCGCGACGGAGGCGGGCTTTTGTCGGCGTGGGTCAATCGGTGCGCCCATCGCGGCGCAATGGTCTGCCGGGCGGCCCGTGGTAACGCGCGGAGCTTCACCTGCGCTTACCATCAGTGGACCTACGACTGCCGCGGGAATCTGCGCGGCGTGCCGTTCCGCAACGGACTTAAGGGGATAGGCGGGATGCCTGCGGACTTCGATCCAGAGCAACATGGCCTGGAGCAATTGCGAGTCGATGGCTACCGCGGCCTGATCTTCGCAACTTTCAGCGACCGTTCACCCTCCCTCGCGGACTATCTCGGCCCGCAGATGTGCCAGCGGCTTGACCGAATTTTTCACAAGCCGACTACCTATCTGGGCTGTACCCGCCAATATTCGAAGTCAAACTGGAAGCTCTATACCGAGAACGTGCGCGATCCTTATCACGCGTCGCTTCTGCATCCATTTTTCAGCACCTTCAACCTCGTGAGAGCGTCGACGCGAATCGAACACATTTTCGACGACGGTGGTCTACACCACTGCGTAATGCTTTTCCAAACCGAAGACACCAGCGGCGGCGCCGCCTATGCGGAAAGCAAGATTGAGTCATTCAAGGAAGGACTGAGGCTCGAGGATTCGTCTATTTTGGCGAATGTCAGAGAATTCCAGGAGGAAGCGAACTTTCAGATCCAGTCCATCTTTCCGCAACTTGTAGTCCAGCAGATCCAGAACAGTCTGGCGGTAAGACAGCTCTTGCCAAAAGGGCCACAGAGCTTCGAATTGATCTTCAACTTCTTCGGTTATTCTGACGACACCCCCGAGATGATCCAGCATCGAATCAAAGAGGCCAATCTGGTAGGCCCGGCCGGGTTGATCTCGATGGAAGACACTTTTGCAACCGAGCTGGTGCAATTTGGGACGGCCGGCGCTGGCGGTGCGCTCTCGGTTGCTGACCTGGGCCGCGACGCTTCGGACACCGAAAACGCAGGGTCCGTGATTTCGGAAGAACCGGTGCGGAGGTTTTGGCGCGCTTACCAGGAGGTCATGGGCTTATGA
- a CDS encoding cupin domain-containing protein: MSKIRRVDTSGYSVTISRDLEMAAIKNRPGPPVRIDGLTVGFVNMTRDAPHRGELHSDGDELLYVISGRVRVTAESTPNEVCELGAGECCIVPKDEWHRLHLLEPTQLLHITPGPHGDHRPLGGTQDT; this comes from the coding sequence ATGAGTAAGATCAGGCGCGTCGACACATCGGGATATTCTGTGACCATATCCCGCGACCTGGAGATGGCGGCCATCAAGAATCGGCCGGGACCGCCGGTCCGCATCGACGGGCTCACAGTCGGGTTCGTGAACATGACCCGTGATGCGCCGCATCGAGGGGAACTCCATTCCGACGGCGACGAACTGCTATACGTGATTTCGGGCCGCGTCAGAGTTACCGCTGAATCCACGCCAAACGAGGTCTGCGAGTTGGGCGCGGGCGAATGCTGTATCGTACCGAAAGATGAATGGCATCGGCTGCACCTGCTTGAGCCCACCCAGCTACTCCACATCACACCCGGCCCCCACGGCGATCATCGACCCTTGGGTGGTACGCAGGACACTTAG
- a CDS encoding tyrosine-protein phosphatase: MSQSSDTPDSRKREVVVDFDLLRTLAARNFRDLGGHPVRDGKRVRRNHVYRSSHLAEVPLGSPLQTLQLKTLITLQSRMEVKHIGPPARVMRDGVRWEHIPIGDQWFSEHGYTRRSSEPGRAHLELVMQFREDWQRFFKLLAEGNIYPVLFHCSAGRDRTGVGAVMLLEVLGVDRDQVVADFLESNTTFPNDLLTPKQLAPVFETIDEMGGIDAFMHEVLGIESSHLEAIRADLLES, from the coding sequence TTGTCCCAAAGCAGTGATACACCGGACTCGCGCAAGCGCGAAGTCGTCGTCGACTTCGACCTTCTGCGCACGCTGGCCGCTCGAAATTTTCGCGATCTAGGCGGTCATCCGGTGAGGGATGGAAAACGCGTTCGACGCAACCATGTCTACCGTTCTTCACATCTGGCGGAGGTTCCGCTCGGGAGCCCCCTCCAGACCCTGCAGCTCAAGACTCTGATTACGTTGCAGAGCCGAATGGAGGTCAAGCACATCGGGCCGCCCGCGCGCGTGATGCGCGACGGGGTTCGATGGGAGCACATTCCGATCGGTGATCAATGGTTTAGTGAACACGGTTATACGCGACGCAGTAGTGAGCCGGGACGCGCACACCTCGAACTGGTGATGCAGTTTCGTGAGGACTGGCAACGCTTCTTCAAACTGCTGGCGGAGGGCAACATTTACCCCGTGCTGTTTCACTGTTCCGCGGGCCGCGACCGCACCGGGGTCGGCGCCGTGATGCTTCTGGAGGTACTGGGCGTCGACCGCGATCAGGTCGTTGCCGACTTCCTCGAGAGCAATACCACCTTTCCGAACGACCTGCTGACCCCGAAGCAGCTCGCTCCGGTATTCGAAACCATCGACGAGATGGGCGGCATCGACGCGTTCATGCACGAAGTGCTGGGAATCGAGTCCTCGCACCTCGAAGCGATCCGCGCAGATCTGCTGGAATCCTGA
- a CDS encoding ABC transporter ATP-binding protein yields the protein MSAAPERVFSAPLASELVFPHARALRARDVFALAARTWPFIRPYRRHLLFLFLLMLLALPVGLTVLDLIRIFFDVVANGQALRPGEARLLHVSLDASRELILWRACLVGGAATMLIVPINAVILAYAVWILQRMSNLFRVNLYSRMQQLSIRFHGEEKIGDAIFRMFQDSAAIPQVVDGLIIQPIRWIPLAIGTLGFLVLFNRAMALIAVAVLPLDLLLAVLYGTALRRAFIAERETAAAATTRIEETLASIKAVKAFEREEFETERYARDNWDAFLAARRARLMLARYRVATNTVRGLAYVAAAYFGARRVLLGGYAGVAMTAASLGLFQSSLAVFGWMSAGARHLADTWGSLQDVSVAISRVLEMLTMPAAEQVRSGSLVPRRSVESIAFEAVNFGYESRSQVLNQVWFEARVGQLTAFAGASGSGKTTILGLLLRFFDPDSGRILFNGVPIEQFDLAAWRSMLSVALQENPLFTATLRDNIAYGRPQASDAELSIAIRRAGLLDFVRSLPAGLDTMLGEKGAKLSAGQAQRIGLARALLRDAPILLLDEPTSALDGQTEEIVMAGIRSWLAEAPARRLVILVTHRRGSASKADRIYGVDGGKLELRGDLAVQEAGGR from the coding sequence TTGAGCGCAGCGCCAGAGCGTGTTTTTTCCGCTCCGCTCGCGTCCGAGCTCGTCTTTCCGCACGCGCGTGCGCTGCGTGCGCGCGACGTTTTCGCGTTGGCCGCACGCACGTGGCCCTTTATCCGGCCCTACCGGCGCCACCTGCTGTTTCTGTTCCTGCTGATGCTGCTGGCGTTGCCAGTGGGTCTGACGGTTCTCGATCTGATTCGTATCTTCTTTGACGTTGTCGCCAATGGACAAGCGCTGCGGCCGGGCGAGGCGCGCTTGCTGCACGTTTCCCTGGATGCGAGCCGCGAGCTGATCTTATGGCGTGCCTGCCTGGTGGGCGGCGCAGCTACGATGCTGATCGTTCCCATCAACGCCGTGATCCTCGCCTACGCCGTATGGATCCTGCAGCGCATGTCCAATCTATTCCGCGTCAACCTGTATTCCCGGATGCAGCAACTCTCGATTCGTTTCCACGGCGAAGAAAAGATCGGCGACGCAATTTTCCGGATGTTCCAGGATTCGGCCGCGATTCCGCAGGTCGTCGACGGCCTGATCATTCAGCCGATCCGGTGGATTCCGCTTGCGATCGGAACTCTGGGGTTCCTGGTGCTCTTCAACCGGGCGATGGCGCTCATCGCGGTGGCGGTATTGCCGCTGGATTTGCTACTCGCCGTGCTTTACGGGACCGCGCTACGACGCGCCTTCATCGCCGAGCGTGAGACGGCCGCGGCCGCGACCACGCGTATCGAGGAAACCCTTGCGTCCATCAAGGCAGTAAAGGCCTTCGAACGCGAAGAGTTCGAGACCGAACGATATGCGCGCGACAATTGGGACGCGTTTCTCGCCGCGCGCCGCGCGCGCCTGATGCTCGCGCGTTACCGGGTGGCCACCAACACGGTCCGCGGCCTGGCGTATGTAGCCGCGGCGTACTTCGGCGCTCGCCGTGTCCTGCTTGGAGGATATGCGGGAGTGGCGATGACCGCCGCTTCGCTGGGCTTGTTCCAATCGTCGCTGGCCGTTTTCGGGTGGATGAGCGCGGGCGCGCGACACCTCGCCGACACCTGGGGCAGCTTGCAGGATGTCAGCGTCGCGATTTCGCGGGTGCTCGAGATGCTGACGATGCCGGCAGCGGAACAGGTCAGGAGCGGATCATTGGTGCCGAGAAGATCGGTCGAATCGATCGCGTTCGAGGCAGTAAACTTCGGCTACGAGTCGCGGTCACAGGTGTTGAACCAAGTCTGGTTCGAAGCCCGGGTGGGCCAACTGACGGCTTTCGCCGGAGCCAGTGGATCGGGCAAGACCACAATCCTCGGGCTTTTGCTTCGTTTCTTCGACCCGGACTCGGGACGGATCCTCTTCAACGGAGTGCCGATCGAGCAATTCGATCTGGCGGCGTGGCGATCGATGCTCTCGGTCGCACTGCAGGAGAATCCGCTCTTTACCGCGACGCTTCGCGACAATATCGCCTACGGCCGCCCGCAGGCGTCGGATGCCGAGTTGAGTATCGCCATTAGGCGCGCCGGGCTGCTGGATTTTGTCCGCTCGCTTCCTGCGGGGCTGGACACCATGCTCGGGGAAAAAGGCGCCAAGCTCTCCGCCGGTCAGGCTCAGCGGATCGGTCTGGCTCGCGCGCTGCTACGCGACGCTCCGATCCTGCTACTGGACGAACCTACCTCCGCGCTCGATGGCCAGACCGAGGAAATCGTAATGGCAGGAATCCGCAGCTGGCTCGCCGAAGCGCCCGCGCGACGACTGGTCATCCTGGTGACGCATCGGCGTGGCAGCGCGTCCAAGGCCGACCGAATCTATGGAGTCGACGGGGGCAAGCTTGAACTGCGCGGCGACTTGGCTGTGCAGGAAGCCGGCGGCAGGTGA
- a CDS encoding enoyl-CoA hydratase-related protein, translated as MPSLLFEKRDHVAYITFNRPQVHNSFNPETIVRLSEAWEEINRDAEIRVTIITGAGEVAFSAGADLGRLIPLFTGARKPDDEWDRRLLANRRFSAMALLRNYDVDKPIVAAINGFCIAGGMELIQATDLRVASENASFGLQEVKWAIIPAAGSLARLQRQIPYCKAMEILLTGNRIDAQEAWRLGLVNYVVPQSQLLEKAQELAETIAANGPIALRKIKEAVRRTSGRPLEEAFAIENECAREVIRSEDAKEGPRAFMEKRKPNYQGK; from the coding sequence ATGCCATCACTTTTGTTCGAGAAACGCGACCACGTCGCTTACATCACTTTCAACCGCCCGCAAGTGCACAATTCGTTCAATCCGGAAACCATCGTGCGGCTCTCGGAGGCGTGGGAGGAGATTAATCGCGACGCGGAAATTCGCGTAACCATCATAACCGGCGCGGGCGAGGTTGCGTTTTCAGCGGGAGCCGACCTGGGCCGCCTGATTCCCTTGTTTACCGGGGCGCGAAAACCGGACGACGAATGGGATCGGCGCCTGCTGGCCAATCGACGTTTCAGCGCGATGGCCCTGCTGCGCAACTACGACGTCGACAAACCCATAGTGGCCGCGATCAATGGCTTTTGCATCGCCGGCGGAATGGAACTCATTCAGGCCACCGATCTTCGGGTCGCCTCCGAGAACGCTAGCTTCGGATTGCAGGAAGTCAAATGGGCCATCATTCCCGCGGCTGGCTCGCTCGCGCGCCTGCAAAGGCAGATTCCGTATTGCAAGGCGATGGAGATTCTGCTGACCGGCAACCGGATCGACGCGCAGGAAGCTTGGCGCCTCGGGCTCGTCAACTACGTCGTTCCGCAATCGCAGCTTCTCGAAAAAGCGCAAGAGTTGGCGGAAACCATCGCAGCTAACGGGCCAATCGCCTTGCGCAAGATCAAAGAAGCGGTGCGTCGCACTTCGGGCCGCCCCCTGGAAGAAGCATTTGCAATCGAAAACGAATGTGCTCGCGAGGTGATACGATCTGAGGACGCAAAGGAAGGACCCCGCGCCTTCATGGAAAAGCGCAAACCCAACTACCAGGGGAAGTGA
- a CDS encoding amidohydrolase family protein: MPVIDVDSHVTVTKRLEGTPFRVDILPDGGHGFEFNKAGLRFTPPGGKIPRSGKEPISVQSFWDLNRRLEDLDRDGIDRQVLIFHTAHVFYGAESRTAIEAAQKYDDGLAEMIATCKAPSRYLGAAPVPLQDPQAAADEAERAVKDLHMAVVVIGTNVRGRNLDLPEFRPFFARISELNVPLIVHSDGLTSFQTHPAAGDRTGWSNRGVFASGGRDRSEGLEQGSEYPIWWILTHPFEHIIAIARIIYGGLLDLYPNLKFIFEEGNVGYALYLFDRLEEGWEFGEFIHGPRVHLGGPKKHPLEYLENFHWAVESEDSLIGQAIKRWGAERILFSSDYPHTDTAWPESVAGMKKALTGFSAGDQEKVMSENAARLLHL; encoded by the coding sequence GTGCCAGTCATCGATGTCGACAGCCACGTGACGGTCACCAAGAGACTTGAGGGAACTCCATTCAGGGTTGACATTCTTCCAGACGGGGGACACGGGTTCGAGTTCAACAAAGCCGGCTTGAGGTTCACGCCTCCAGGCGGAAAGATCCCGAGGTCCGGCAAAGAGCCGATTTCGGTGCAGTCCTTTTGGGATCTCAACCGTCGCCTCGAGGATCTTGATCGCGACGGGATCGACAGACAGGTGCTTATCTTTCACACCGCCCACGTCTTTTACGGAGCTGAGAGCCGCACCGCGATCGAAGCAGCACAAAAATACGACGATGGTCTGGCCGAAATGATTGCGACCTGCAAAGCACCGTCGCGCTACCTCGGCGCGGCACCGGTCCCGCTGCAGGATCCGCAGGCGGCGGCAGATGAAGCCGAGCGCGCAGTCAAGGACCTTCACATGGCGGTGGTCGTGATTGGCACGAACGTACGCGGCCGAAATCTGGACCTGCCCGAGTTCCGGCCATTTTTTGCCCGTATCAGTGAGTTGAACGTTCCTCTCATAGTCCATTCCGACGGCTTAACCTCGTTTCAAACCCACCCCGCCGCGGGCGATCGCACCGGCTGGTCCAATCGTGGAGTATTTGCCTCGGGCGGTCGCGACCGCTCGGAGGGCCTAGAGCAGGGGTCGGAATATCCGATCTGGTGGATACTAACTCATCCGTTCGAGCACATAATCGCCATCGCGCGGATCATCTACGGCGGGCTGCTTGATCTCTACCCCAATCTCAAATTCATTTTCGAAGAGGGCAACGTCGGCTATGCGCTCTATCTGTTCGACCGGCTCGAGGAGGGCTGGGAGTTCGGTGAATTCATACATGGCCCACGAGTGCACTTGGGCGGGCCGAAGAAGCATCCGCTGGAGTACCTGGAGAATTTCCACTGGGCGGTCGAGTCGGAAGATTCCCTGATCGGACAGGCGATTAAACGATGGGGCGCCGAGCGCATCCTCTTCAGCTCTGACTACCCACACACGGATACCGCTTGGCCGGAGAGCGTGGCGGGGATGAAAAAAGCGCTCACCGGCTTTTCCGCCGGTGACCAAGAGAAGGTGATGAGCGAAAACGCCGCTAGACTACTGCACCTGTGA
- a CDS encoding acyl-CoA dehydrogenase family protein: MNFDLTEEQQRIRDTLAGFAEREIKPFAAKWDKEETFPRHVIEKLGELGFLGVAFPEKWGGGGADTLSQVLVVEGLSRYDASIGLTCAAHMSLSTGHIAMFAADEHRDRYVPEMLSAKKLGAWCLTEPSSGSDAAAMKTRAVRVGDNFQITGSKMFITNGTVGDVYVVMAVTDANRGRDGVSAFIVERGTAGLANGKRIEKLGLHASDTAEVVFDNVTVPARNLIGDLGAGYRQTLKVLEGGRIGIAGFAAGIARGAFEEARSYALERNQFKRPIAEFQAIQWMFADMATRIEASWVLICRAAALKDAGRPFAREAAMAKLFASETAMWTTIKAVQIHGGYGYVTDFPVERYMRDAKLTEIGEGTSEVQRMIIAKSLLREGYLPA; the protein is encoded by the coding sequence ATGAACTTCGATCTGACCGAAGAGCAGCAGCGGATCCGCGATACGTTGGCCGGGTTCGCCGAGCGCGAAATCAAGCCCTTCGCGGCGAAATGGGACAAGGAAGAGACCTTTCCCCGCCACGTGATTGAAAAACTGGGAGAGCTGGGCTTCTTGGGGGTCGCCTTCCCGGAGAAATGGGGCGGGGGTGGCGCCGACACATTGTCGCAGGTGCTGGTGGTGGAGGGGCTCTCGCGCTACGACGCGTCGATCGGGCTTACCTGTGCGGCCCACATGTCGCTGTCGACCGGGCACATCGCGATGTTCGCCGCCGATGAGCATCGCGATCGCTACGTGCCGGAAATGTTGAGCGCGAAAAAGCTCGGCGCCTGGTGCTTGACCGAGCCGAGCTCCGGTTCGGATGCGGCTGCGATGAAAACTCGCGCGGTCCGGGTTGGGGACAATTTCCAGATCACCGGCTCCAAGATGTTCATAACCAACGGTACGGTTGGCGATGTCTACGTCGTGATGGCGGTCACCGACGCTAACCGGGGGCGCGACGGAGTGTCGGCATTTATAGTCGAACGAGGCACCGCGGGGCTCGCCAATGGCAAGAGGATTGAGAAGCTCGGGTTGCACGCTTCCGATACGGCTGAAGTTGTTTTCGACAACGTTACCGTGCCGGCACGAAATCTGATCGGGGACCTTGGCGCCGGCTATCGCCAGACGCTGAAGGTGCTGGAAGGCGGGCGCATCGGGATCGCCGGGTTTGCCGCTGGAATCGCGCGCGGTGCATTTGAGGAAGCACGCTCTTACGCGCTGGAACGCAATCAGTTCAAAAGGCCGATCGCAGAGTTTCAGGCAATCCAGTGGATGTTCGCCGACATGGCTACGCGAATCGAAGCCTCTTGGGTGTTAATTTGCCGCGCTGCTGCGTTGAAGGATGCCGGCCGACCGTTTGCGCGCGAAGCCGCGATGGCCAAGCTGTTCGCTTCCGAGACCGCGATGTGGACGACCATCAAGGCGGTACAGATTCACGGTGGCTACGGCTACGTCACCGACTTTCCGGTCGAACGCTACATGCGCGATGCCAAGCTCACCGAGATAGGCGAGGGAACCAGCGAAGTGCAGCGAATGATCATCGCGAAGTCGCTATTGCGCGAGGGATACTTGCCCGCTTAG
- a CDS encoding ABC transporter ATP-binding protein produces MGSTAQNPPTHANGAAIDARANLLYSEEQRPLKPGEVWHLFVWSWRFIRDLRRLVWLKALLAIGSLAFFLVTPWPLKIVIDNVLDRHPLTGIPGFLILPLAGTEPARILLVVMGFLAVAALLVGMVADRAVALGTDVQSGGLDQAGFTQNDANDGWSLWNGLFGYLETHVTLDLTQRITQAVRVAVYQAFLDSPLGMYSDQKIGDAVFRVMHDSAAVSAVFYRGVLAPITSVVMFILALAVLWAEFPKEPLIPILAALCLPIFAICTTLFGRLLRDQSQEMRERGSNVMAAFEERLSQVQLIKAFGQEARESESIDSASWGSFRSTLRMLGIVLALVLVLAPMVGLLMYTALYHAMKEVIAGSMTLGDIVLLGGYGALLAFPMTTLGNTWAAMQLPAAGLRRIHSVLDRLEANRSVEIGATDVGSIDSLALRDVSVGYTRNAPVLSSISFQLKRGEMVALAGPSGAGKTTLILALPGFLPPLDGHLVVNGIDSDGRAAASLRSQVGFVFQQEALFSATIEDNIRYGRLDATVEQIHAAATMAGAAEFIERLPDGYATMLGRRGTRLSVGQKQRIAIARALLARPGVLVLDEPTAPLDSLSEANLIGMLCDLARTRIVIVVAHRASTLAACDRVLFVHEGTLEASGTHAQLLESSSSYRAYLAATESEIRA; encoded by the coding sequence ATGGGCTCGACCGCTCAAAATCCACCCACTCATGCCAATGGCGCGGCCATCGACGCGCGCGCGAACCTTCTTTATTCCGAAGAGCAACGGCCGCTGAAGCCCGGCGAAGTATGGCATCTCTTCGTTTGGAGCTGGCGCTTCATCCGCGACTTGCGCCGGCTGGTCTGGCTCAAGGCGCTGCTCGCCATCGGGTCGCTGGCGTTTTTTTTGGTGACTCCGTGGCCACTCAAGATTGTGATCGACAATGTGCTGGACCGCCATCCGCTGACCGGCATTCCTGGCTTTTTGATTCTTCCGCTGGCCGGGACGGAACCGGCCAGAATTCTGCTGGTGGTCATGGGTTTCCTCGCCGTCGCGGCGCTGCTGGTGGGGATGGTCGCCGACCGCGCCGTCGCGCTGGGCACTGACGTACAGAGCGGTGGTCTCGACCAGGCTGGCTTTACCCAGAACGATGCCAATGACGGGTGGAGTCTCTGGAACGGGCTATTCGGCTACCTGGAGACCCACGTCACGCTCGATCTGACGCAGCGCATTACCCAGGCGGTTCGCGTTGCGGTCTACCAGGCATTCTTGGATTCGCCCCTGGGCATGTATTCCGATCAAAAGATCGGCGATGCGGTCTTCCGGGTAATGCACGATTCTGCGGCGGTAAGCGCCGTGTTTTACCGCGGCGTGTTAGCGCCCATCACGTCGGTCGTCATGTTCATCCTGGCGCTCGCCGTGCTGTGGGCGGAATTTCCCAAGGAACCGCTCATCCCGATACTCGCCGCGCTGTGTCTGCCAATCTTCGCGATTTGCACCACCCTCTTTGGTCGGCTTCTGCGCGACCAGAGCCAGGAAATGCGCGAGCGCGGCAGTAACGTAATGGCGGCATTCGAAGAGCGCCTTTCACAAGTGCAGCTGATCAAGGCCTTTGGACAGGAGGCCCGGGAATCGGAGTCGATAGACTCCGCGAGCTGGGGCTCGTTTCGATCCACTCTAAGAATGCTCGGAATTGTTCTGGCGCTCGTCCTGGTACTCGCGCCCATGGTTGGGCTCCTCATGTACACGGCGCTCTATCATGCGATGAAGGAGGTAATCGCAGGCAGCATGACGCTGGGCGACATAGTTCTGTTGGGGGGGTATGGTGCGCTCCTTGCGTTTCCAATGACCACGCTGGGCAATACCTGGGCGGCAATGCAACTCCCGGCGGCAGGTTTGCGGCGAATTCACAGCGTGCTGGACCGTCTGGAAGCGAATCGGTCGGTTGAAATAGGTGCAACTGATGTCGGCTCGATCGATTCGCTCGCTCTACGCGACGTGAGCGTGGGCTACACCCGTAACGCTCCGGTGCTCAGCTCAATTTCCTTTCAGCTCAAGCGCGGAGAAATGGTTGCGCTGGCGGGCCCCAGCGGAGCCGGAAAAACCACCTTGATACTGGCGCTGCCCGGTTTCCTGCCACCACTTGACGGACACCTCGTAGTCAACGGTATCGACAGCGACGGACGGGCAGCCGCATCACTTCGAAGTCAGGTGGGGTTCGTTTTTCAGCAGGAGGCGCTGTTTTCAGCGACCATAGAAGACAACATCCGATACGGACGGCTCGACGCCACCGTGGAGCAGATTCACGCGGCGGCAACGATGGCCGGTGCCGCGGAATTCATAGAAAGGTTGCCCGACGGGTACGCCACGATGCTGGGGCGGCGTGGAACGCGCCTTTCAGTCGGCCAGAAGCAGCGAATAGCGATCGCCCGCGCCCTGCTCGCCCGTCCCGGGGTACTGGTTTTGGATGAGCCCACGGCGCCGCTCGACTCGTTGAGCGAAGCTAACCTGATCGGGATGCTGTGCGACTTGGCGCGCACCCGGATCGTAATAGTTGTCGCTCACCGGGCGAGTACTCTCGCGGCCTGTGATCGCGTTCTGTTCGTACACGAGGGCACTCTCGAGGCGTCTGGAACCCACGCCCAGCTATTGGAGTCTTCCTCGTCGTACCGCGCTTACCTGGCGGCGACTGAATCAGAGATTCGCGCCTAG